A portion of the Streptomyces erythrochromogenes genome contains these proteins:
- a CDS encoding GntR family transcriptional regulator: MTAFAPDSLVLNRKLPLWYQVSQSLRASILGRTPDASLRLPTEEQLAEHYGVSVLTMRQALKELEGEGLISRHRRRGTFIEPGALRSTPVRLLGSVDAIVAQQSGERTTVLGHGRTPVAGELLDHFPDTSEVVTYRRLRRDRESGEPTNWAENAVLPEFAEAVDVTDLERWPMTKVLRDVVGVRISRITDTVEARLADPETAELLQVPLLSPILHYTGVTYAEDGRVVDVARIRYRGDRFSFTVTVDAH, translated from the coding sequence GTGACCGCCTTCGCCCCCGACTCGCTGGTCCTGAACCGGAAGCTCCCGCTCTGGTATCAGGTCTCGCAGTCACTGCGCGCCTCGATACTGGGGCGCACCCCGGACGCCTCGCTGCGCCTGCCCACCGAGGAGCAGCTGGCCGAGCACTACGGGGTGAGCGTGCTGACCATGCGGCAGGCGCTCAAGGAACTCGAGGGCGAGGGCCTGATCAGCCGGCACCGGCGGCGCGGCACCTTCATCGAGCCGGGCGCGCTGCGCAGCACCCCGGTCCGGCTGCTGGGCTCGGTCGACGCGATCGTGGCCCAGCAGTCGGGCGAGCGCACCACCGTCCTCGGCCACGGGCGCACTCCCGTGGCCGGGGAGCTGCTGGACCACTTCCCGGACACCTCCGAGGTGGTCACGTACCGGCGGCTGCGGCGCGACCGCGAGAGCGGCGAGCCGACCAACTGGGCGGAGAACGCGGTCCTGCCGGAGTTCGCGGAGGCCGTCGACGTGACCGATCTGGAGCGCTGGCCGATGACGAAGGTGCTGCGGGACGTCGTGGGGGTGCGCATCAGCCGGATCACGGACACCGTGGAGGCCCGGCTCGCGGACCCGGAGACGGCCGAACTGCTCCAGGTCCCGCTGCTCAGCCCGATCCTGCACTACACGGGCGTGACCTACGCCGAGGACGGGCGGGTGGTGGACGTGGCGCGGATCCGCTACCGGGGCGACCGGTTCTCCTTCACGGTGACGGTCGACGCGCACTGA
- the hmgA gene encoding homogentisate 1,2-dioxygenase gives MSEQAGSEQARKTAEALEYLTGFGNEHSSEAVPGALPLGRNSPQRAPLGLYAEQLSGSAFTEPRSHNRRSWLYRIRPSAAHPPFTRIDNGALRTAPFTEASADPNRLRWNPLPDPAPGTDFLAGLWTLGGNGDATQRTGMAVHLYAANASMTDRVFSDSDGELLIVPERGGLLLRTELGLLAARPGDVAIIPRGVRFRVELLDTDARGYVCENYGQPFVLPDLGPIGANGLAAARDFRAPVAAYEDVERPTEVINKFCGNLWSATYGHSPLDVVAWYGTHVPYVYDLRRFNVLGTISYDHPDPSIFTVLTSPSDTPGLAGVDFVVFAPRWLVGEDTFRPPYFHRNVMSEYMGLIEGAYDAKAEGFVPGGGSLHNMMSAHGPDHETFDKASAAELKPQKIDDGLAFMFETRWPITATAQAAAADHLQRGYDDVWQGLQRHFRA, from the coding sequence ATGAGCGAGCAGGCCGGCAGCGAGCAGGCCCGGAAGACGGCCGAGGCATTGGAGTACCTCACCGGCTTCGGCAACGAACACAGCTCCGAGGCCGTCCCCGGCGCACTGCCGCTCGGCCGGAACTCGCCCCAGCGCGCCCCCCTCGGCCTCTACGCCGAGCAGCTCAGCGGCAGCGCCTTCACCGAACCCCGCAGCCACAACCGCCGCTCCTGGCTCTACCGGATCCGCCCCTCGGCCGCGCACCCGCCCTTCACCCGGATCGACAACGGCGCCCTGCGCACCGCCCCCTTCACCGAGGCGTCCGCGGACCCGAACCGGCTGCGCTGGAATCCGCTGCCCGACCCGGCCCCCGGCACCGACTTCCTGGCCGGCCTGTGGACCCTCGGCGGCAACGGCGACGCGACCCAGCGCACCGGCATGGCCGTCCACCTCTACGCCGCCAACGCGTCCATGACGGACCGGGTGTTCAGCGACTCCGACGGCGAGCTGCTGATCGTCCCCGAGCGCGGCGGCCTGCTCCTGCGCACCGAGCTGGGCCTGCTCGCCGCCCGCCCGGGCGACGTGGCGATCATCCCGCGCGGCGTCCGCTTCCGCGTCGAGCTGCTGGACACCGACGCCCGCGGCTACGTCTGCGAGAACTACGGCCAGCCCTTCGTCCTGCCGGACCTCGGCCCCATCGGCGCCAACGGCCTCGCCGCCGCCCGCGACTTCCGGGCCCCGGTGGCCGCGTACGAGGACGTCGAGCGCCCCACCGAGGTGATCAACAAGTTCTGCGGGAACCTCTGGTCGGCCACCTACGGCCACTCCCCGCTCGACGTGGTCGCCTGGTACGGCACGCACGTCCCCTACGTCTACGACCTGCGCCGCTTCAACGTCCTGGGCACGATCAGCTACGACCACCCGGACCCGTCGATCTTCACCGTCCTGACCTCGCCCTCGGACACCCCGGGCCTGGCGGGCGTGGACTTCGTCGTCTTCGCGCCGCGCTGGCTGGTCGGCGAGGACACCTTCCGCCCGCCGTACTTCCACCGCAACGTGATGAGCGAGTACATGGGCCTGATCGAGGGCGCCTACGACGCCAAGGCGGAGGGCTTCGTCCCCGGCGGCGGCTCGCTCCACAACATGATGTCCGCGCACGGCCCCGACCACGAGACCTTCGACAAGGCCAGCGCCGCCGAGCTGAAGCCGCAGAAGATCGACGACGGCCTGGCTTTCATGTTCGAGACCCGCTGGCCGATCACCGCCACCGCCCAGGCGGCCGCCGCGGACCACCTCCAGCGCGGGTACGACGACGTGTGGCAGGGTCTGCAGCGCCACTTCCGCGCCTGA